The Macaca mulatta isolate MMU2019108-1 chromosome X, T2T-MMU8v2.0, whole genome shotgun sequence DNA window ATGCAGAAGAATTACCCCCTGCTTTGGCTGATGTCCTTGATAAAGCTTCGGTTAACATTTTTCATAGTGGGTGTGTCATAGTAGAAGTTCGTGACTACAGGCAGTCCAGTAATATGCAACCTCCTGGTTACCAAAGCAGGCATATTCTCCTACGTCCAACAATGCAGACTTTAGCCCATGATGTGAAGATGATGACAAGAGATGTCCAGAAATGGAGCCAGGAAGACAAGCTGCAGCTTGAGAGCCAACTGATCTTAGCGACAGCTGAACCACTGTGTCTCGATCCTTCTGTAGCAGTCGCCTGCACTGCAAACAGGCTGCTGTACAACAAGCAAAAGATGAATACCGACCCGATGAAACGGTGCCTCCAGAGGTATTCGTGGCCCTCTGTAAGGTCACAGCAGGAGCGGTCTGACTATCCACCTCCTCCTGAGATGAGAGTGTCGACTTCTggccaaaaagaagaaagaaaagcaggtcAGCCTTATGAGCTGGACATTGCTAAAGCAGGACGTTGTGTAGACATGTGGAAACGCAGATCCTGGGATTTGGCCGTGCCTTCGGaagtggatgtggagaaacttGCTAAAGAGTGTCAGCCCGTCACAGCTgctgagccacagctcccagtctggccagcccaggaggtagaagaCCCTTTCAGATTTGGATGGGAAGCTGGCTCTCAGGCCTGGGACACCAAGCCAAGCATCATGCAGTCGTTTAATGATCCACTTCTCTGTGGTAAAATACGGCCCCGTAAAAAAGCCAGGCAGAAGAGCCAGAAGTCTCCCTGGCAGCCCTTCCCAGATGACCATGCAGCTGGTCTCAGGCCTGGGTCAGAGACTGATGCTGGGAGGGCAGTGAGTCAGGCCCAGGAATCAGTGCAGAGCAGAGTCAAAGGTCCAGGCAAGATGCCACACAGCTCCAGTGGCCCAGCCAGTGTCAGTCAGCTCTCTTCATGGAAAACACCAGAACAGCCTAAGCCTGTGTGGGTCCAGTCTTCAGTattggggaaaggagagaaatatCCACCTCCCCGAAACCAACTTCCCTCAAGCTCAGGAAAGAATTCCTCAGGTACCAGTTTTCCCCCACAACAGGCAGGCAGCTCTCTTAAGCGTCcttttcctgctgctgctgccgctccTGCGGCTTCTGCCGCATCTCCTGCTGCTGcagttgctgctgctgctcctgccgCTTCtcccgctgctgctgctgctgctgctgctcctgctcctgctcctgctcctgctcctgctcctgctcctgttcctgctcctgctcctgctcctgccactgctcctgctcctgctcctgctcctgctcctgctcctgctcctgctcctgctgtaGCTGCTGCTTCTGCAGCACCAAGTCATTCTCAGAAGCCCTCTGTGCATTTCATTCAAGTTAGCAGGCCCTATCCAGCTGCCCAGCCCCCCACCAGATTCATAAAAATAGCCCCAGCCATTCAGGTCAGGACAGGCTCCACTGGCCTAAAGGCCATCAACATGGAGGGCCCAGTCCGGGCAGCCCAGGCTTTGGGTAGCAGTTTCAAGCCTGTGCAGTCCCCTGGCTCGGGTGGCCCGGCTCCTGCAGGAATCAGTGGCAGTGGCCTTCAGTCCTCAGGAGGTCCACTACCAGATGCAAAGCCCAGTGCAGCACAG harbors:
- the LOC701271 gene encoding transcription factor SPT20 homolog-like 2, encoding MDRDLEQALDRAENIIEIAQQRPPRRRYSPRAGKTLQEKLYDIYVEECGKEPEDPQELRSNVNLLEKLVRRESLPCLLVNLYPGNQGYSVMLQRKDGSFAETIRLPYDERALLDYLDAEELPPALADVLDKASVNIFHSGCVIVEVRDYRQSSNMQPPGYQSRHILLRPTMQTLAHDVKMMTRDVQKWSQEDKLQLESQLILATAEPLCLDPSVAVACTANRLLYNKQKMNTDPMKRCLQRYSWPSVRSQQERSDYPPPPEMRVSTSGQKEERKAGQPYELDIAKAGRCVDMWKRRSWDLAVPSEVDVEKLAKECQPVTAAEPQLPVWPAQEVEDPFRFGWEAGSQAWDTKPSIMQSFNDPLLCGKIRPRKKARQKSQKSPWQPFPDDHAAGLRPGSETDAGRAVSQAQESVQSRVKGPGKMPHSSSGPASVSQLSSWKTPEQPKPVWVQSSVLGKGEKYPPPRNQLPSSSGKNSSGTSFPPQQAGSSLKRPFPAAAAAPAASAASPAAAVAAAAPAASPAAAAAAAAPAPAPAPAPAPAPVPAPAPAPATAPAPAPAPAPAPAPAPAVAAASAAPSHSQKPSVHFIQVSRPYPAAQPPTRFIKIAPAIQVRTGSTGLKAINMEGPVRAAQALGSSFKPVQSPGSGGPAPAGISGSGLQSSGGPLPDAKPSAAQASSQAPLQFFLNTPEGLRPMTVLQVPQGSVVLSSTQQQFHQLVSLQQLQQPTAAHRPQPGPQGSAQGMSTQGQAFPAQQLLKVNPTGAGSGLQPHTGLGLLGSAQVPQQGIQLPSVLRQQQQPQLRLKLQPRSQPQLPQPPKLQLQQQPQPQQEQPQSQQPQPQHIQLQTQQLRVLQQPVFLATGAVQIVQPHPGGQAASHSVVQTKGGKPTPPAP